The Porites lutea chromosome 11, jaPorLute2.1, whole genome shotgun sequence genome includes a region encoding these proteins:
- the LOC140952466 gene encoding GPN-loop GTPase 3-like, translating into MRYAQLVMGPAGSGKSTYCTTILQHCENVQRSVHVVNLDPAAEHFGYPVLADVRELVELEDVMEAEDLKLGPNGGLIFCMEYLVQNFDWLEEKLGDVDDDYILFDCPGQIELYTHMPVMRQLVETLHQWDFRVCGVFLIDSQFMVDCSKFFAGVLSALSAMIQLEVPHINVMSKMDLLNKKQLKDVDRFLDPDPRQLAEELKESTSKRYKKLNKALAQLIDDYSMVSFLPLNPCDEDSITNLLLQIDNAIQYGEDLDVREMKDDEQDEENPNGFIDES; encoded by the exons aTGAGGTATGCGCAGTTGGTAATGGGACCCGCTGGAAGCGGTAAG tcaaCTTATTGTACTACAATTCTGCAACACTGCGAGAATGTACAAAGATCAGTTCATGTGGTTAACCTTGATCCAGCTGCTGAACACTTTGGTTATCCAGTTTTAGCAG ATGTGAGGGAGCTGGTGGAGCTAGAAGATGTTATGGAAGCTGAGGATTTGAAACTTGGACCAAACGGAGGGCTAATTTTCTGCATGga ATACCTAGTAcaaaattttgattggttggaaGAAAAATTGGGAGATGTTGATGATGACTACATTCTGTTTGACTGTCCAG GTCAGATTGAACTGTACACACACATGCCAGTCATGCGGCAGTTGGTAGAGACCCTCCATCAGTGGGATTTCCGAGTATGTGGTGTATTCCTGATTGACTCTCAGTTTATGGTGGACTGCAGCAAGTTCTTTGCTGGTGTCCTGTCGGCACTGTCTGCTATGATTCAACTAGAGGTTCCTCACATAAATGTCATGAGTAAAATGGACTTGCTGAACAAGAAGCAATTAAAGGACGTAGATAG GTTTTTAGATCCTGATCCACGACAACTTGCTGAAGAGCTTAAAGAAAGTACAAGCAAGAGATACAAAAAGCTCAATAAAGCTTTGGCCCAGTTG ATTGATGATTACAGCATGGTGTCATTTTTACCTCTCAACCCCTGTGATGAAGATTCTATCACAAATTTGCTTCTTCAAATTGACAATGCTATTCAATATGGAGAAGATTTGGATGTCCGTGAAATGAAG